One genomic region from Gossypium hirsutum isolate 1008001.06 chromosome D13, Gossypium_hirsutum_v2.1, whole genome shotgun sequence encodes:
- the LOC107918276 gene encoding mitochondrial import receptor subunit TOM7-1: MASRVSLKTKGKGGKGSKGSDEKSTTQCLKEWSTWAMKKAKVVTHYGFIPLVIIIGMNSEPKPQLYQLLSPV; this comes from the coding sequence ATGGCATCTAGAGTTTCATTAAAGACTAAAGGTAAAGGAGGGAAGGGGTCTAAGGGCTCGGATGAGAAATCAACTACGCAGTGCTTGAAAGAGTGGAGCACATGGGCTATGAAGAAAGCCAAAGTGGTAACGCACTATGGCTTCATTCCTCTGGTGATCATTATCGGCATGAACTCTGAACCCAAGCCCCAACTTTATCAATTGCTAAGCCCTGTCTGA